A section of the Corynebacterium tuberculostearicum genome encodes:
- a CDS encoding aminopeptidase C — MTLLTNEYLSHLREEAAADSRLRIARNAITNVGAAKAALDRDRITALYPTTEVKLDSLGVSDQKRSGRCWMFAALNVFRHRAAKELNVDNFEFSFTYLQYFDKLERANLVLNQLLDKKDAGWDERTVAAVLDHAGADGGWWCFFSNLVAKYGAVPAEVMPEVRSSGNTAEMNRDLATVVRRAAAQDGPREEILAQARKDIHRILAIHLGTPPEEFTWAYRTKDEQFVRLHSTPREFADKYLPHLDEYVVLADDPRSTNPKHRVFSSAEETNVLGGAPQEYLNVSAAELKETAKRSLAAGEPVWFSCDVNRQFSFLNSVWDEGLVDTDGLYGIDSSMSKEERFTSGETAPTHAMVLTGVDGDRAWRVENSWGSKPPRKDDGEDVPGKGFATMADAWFDQNVFHIAVRKERLSDALAQALATEPIELPLWDRMN; from the coding sequence ATGACTTTGCTCACCAACGAATACCTATCCCATTTGCGCGAGGAGGCCGCGGCCGATTCCCGGCTGCGCATCGCGCGCAACGCCATCACCAACGTCGGGGCGGCCAAGGCGGCCCTAGACCGCGACCGTATTACGGCCCTCTACCCCACCACCGAGGTCAAGCTGGATAGCTTGGGCGTATCGGACCAAAAGCGCTCGGGCCGCTGCTGGATGTTCGCGGCGCTGAACGTCTTCCGTCACCGCGCGGCCAAGGAGCTCAACGTTGATAACTTCGAGTTTTCCTTCACCTACCTGCAGTACTTTGACAAGCTGGAGCGCGCCAACTTGGTGCTCAACCAGCTGCTGGATAAGAAGGACGCCGGCTGGGACGAGCGCACCGTCGCCGCGGTGCTAGACCACGCGGGGGCCGATGGCGGCTGGTGGTGCTTCTTTAGCAACTTGGTTGCCAAGTACGGCGCCGTCCCTGCCGAGGTCATGCCGGAGGTGCGCTCGTCTGGAAATACCGCGGAGATGAACCGCGATCTTGCCACGGTGGTGCGCCGCGCCGCCGCACAGGACGGACCGCGCGAAGAAATCCTCGCCCAGGCGCGCAAGGATATCCACCGTATCCTGGCCATCCACCTGGGGACCCCGCCGGAGGAATTTACCTGGGCGTATCGCACCAAGGACGAGCAATTCGTGCGGCTGCACTCCACCCCGCGCGAGTTTGCAGATAAGTACCTGCCGCACCTGGACGAGTACGTGGTGCTGGCCGATGACCCCCGCTCCACCAACCCCAAGCATCGCGTGTTCAGCAGCGCCGAGGAGACCAATGTGCTGGGCGGCGCACCGCAGGAGTACCTCAACGTCAGCGCGGCCGAGCTGAAGGAAACTGCCAAGCGCAGCCTGGCGGCCGGCGAGCCGGTGTGGTTTAGCTGCGATGTCAACCGCCAGTTCTCCTTCCTCAACAGTGTATGGGACGAGGGATTGGTAGATACCGATGGCCTCTACGGCATCGATTCCTCCATGAGCAAGGAGGAGCGTTTTACCTCCGGCGAGACCGCGCCCACCCACGCGATGGTGCTCACCGGCGTCGATGGTGACCGCGCCTGGCGCGTGGAGAACTCCTGGGGCTCTAAGCCGCCGCGCAAGGACGATGGCGAGGATGTGCCCGGCAAGGGCTTTGCCACGATGGCCGATGCCTGGTTTGACCAGAACGTCTTCCACATCGCCGTGCGCAAGGAGCGCCTGAGCGACGCGCTTGCCCAGGCCCTTGCCACCGAACCAATTGAGCTTCCCCTCTGGGACCGGATGAACTAA
- a CDS encoding aminopeptidase C codes for MTEIKPNEVHAANTELTSDATLRLVRNGVAQEGVDKLSLDREQLRSLTPVTSHKLDSWGVADQKASGRCWIFAGLNSLRGGLMDKAKLKDFELSQTYIYFFDKLEKTNWFLSAMAELKDREITDRTVTKLMDDPIDDGGQWSMFVALVEKYGVVPQYAMPETASSEATAMLNRNLQTVLRRAAHRIRSGEEGAHEQALADVYRILTANLGLPPEEFVWQYRDKDDEFHRAGTYTPQEFAQEYLPADLGEYVCVVNDPRNAYGELYTVEYLGNVAGKRVTYLNAPVEVLRDAARASIEDGQPVWFGCDTDQQSDDEHGVWAKHLHDYEAFYGVEMDLDKAQRLRLHESMMTHAMVFTGADIADDGTVNRWRVENSWGPKKADKGFWTMGDDWFDEFVFEIAVHPSRLPEQYQAALQSESVTTLPAWDPMGALAR; via the coding sequence ATGACCGAGATTAAACCGAACGAGGTTCATGCCGCCAATACCGAGCTCACCAGCGATGCCACGCTGCGCCTGGTACGCAATGGGGTGGCCCAGGAGGGCGTCGACAAGCTCAGCCTCGACCGTGAGCAATTGCGCAGCCTTACCCCGGTAACCAGCCATAAGCTAGATTCCTGGGGCGTGGCCGACCAGAAGGCATCGGGCCGCTGCTGGATTTTTGCCGGCCTCAATTCCCTACGCGGCGGGCTCATGGACAAGGCCAAGCTCAAGGACTTTGAGCTCTCGCAGACCTATATTTACTTCTTTGACAAGCTGGAAAAGACCAATTGGTTCCTTTCAGCCATGGCCGAGCTGAAGGACCGCGAGATTACGGACCGCACGGTGACCAAGCTCATGGATGATCCCATCGATGACGGCGGCCAATGGTCCATGTTCGTCGCCCTCGTGGAAAAGTACGGCGTGGTGCCGCAATACGCCATGCCGGAGACCGCCTCTTCCGAGGCCACGGCGATGCTTAACCGCAATCTGCAGACCGTGCTGCGCCGCGCCGCCCACCGCATCCGCAGCGGCGAAGAGGGCGCGCATGAGCAAGCGCTTGCCGACGTCTACCGTATCCTCACCGCCAACCTTGGCCTGCCGCCCGAGGAGTTTGTGTGGCAGTACCGTGATAAGGACGATGAGTTCCACCGCGCGGGCACCTATACCCCACAGGAGTTTGCCCAAGAATACCTGCCGGCGGACCTAGGCGAGTACGTGTGCGTGGTCAACGACCCGCGCAATGCCTACGGCGAGCTCTACACCGTGGAGTATTTGGGCAACGTGGCCGGAAAGCGCGTGACCTATTTGAACGCGCCGGTAGAGGTGCTGCGTGATGCCGCGCGGGCCTCCATCGAGGACGGTCAGCCCGTCTGGTTCGGCTGCGATACCGACCAGCAATCCGATGATGAGCACGGCGTGTGGGCCAAGCACCTGCACGATTATGAGGCCTTCTACGGCGTGGAGATGGATCTGGACAAGGCGCAGCGTTTGCGCCTGCACGAGTCCATGATGACCCACGCGATGGTCTTTACCGGCGCCGATATCGCAGACGACGGCACCGTCAATCGCTGGCGCGTGGAAAATTCCTGGGGCCCGAAGAAGGCCGATAAGGGCTTTTGGACCATGGGCGATGACTGGTTCGACGAGTTCGTCTTCGAAATCGCCGTGCACCCCTCCCGCCTGCCGGAACAATACCAAGCGGCGTTGCAGTCCGAGTCCGTCACCACCCTGCCGGCCTGGGATCCGATGGGCGCGTTGGCGCGCTAA
- a CDS encoding GNAT family N-acetyltransferase encodes MTDIQIRDLDPRDEPKAISFAIEGMHLHWFVKSRRFERAYGRYFWDLERAKATDILAAYDGDRFLGVLLASMKGKPALPYPWWRKAFVRVVEIFNNLRPGGHRDDYDAANQDMLLKYLGKHPIDGEIGFLVADPNSGVSGVGTALLEAFEARHEGKNVYLFTDDGCTYQFYDSRGFTQVGERTIAVNEDRDLECMLYVRRLGTPQS; translated from the coding sequence ATGACCGATATCCAGATCCGCGACCTTGACCCGCGCGATGAGCCCAAAGCCATTTCTTTTGCCATCGAGGGCATGCACCTGCACTGGTTTGTCAAAAGCCGCCGCTTCGAGCGTGCCTATGGCCGCTACTTTTGGGATTTAGAGCGCGCCAAAGCCACCGATATCTTGGCCGCTTACGATGGCGACCGCTTCCTCGGCGTGCTGTTGGCCTCCATGAAGGGCAAGCCCGCGCTGCCATATCCGTGGTGGCGCAAGGCATTTGTCCGCGTGGTGGAAATCTTCAATAACCTGCGCCCGGGCGGGCACCGCGATGACTACGATGCCGCCAATCAGGACATGCTGCTCAAGTACTTGGGTAAGCACCCCATTGATGGCGAAATCGGCTTCCTCGTCGCGGACCCCAATTCCGGCGTGAGCGGCGTGGGCACGGCGCTGCTCGAGGCCTTTGAAGCCCGTCATGAGGGAAAGAATGTCTACTTGTTTACCGATGACGGCTGCACGTATCAGTTCTATGACAGCCGCGGTTTCACTCAGGTGGGCGAGCGCACCATCGCGGTCAACGAGGACCGCGACTTGGAGTGCATGCTCTATGTGCGCCGCCTTGGCACGCCGCAGTCTTAG
- a CDS encoding pantoate--beta-alanine ligase, with translation MSLELGNATVISEIERIRMVGSAFHKTGRPVAFVPLTTGVHAGHIALVRAAKHIRGAVTVVALQSPHEEDLELLRAEGVDIVWDYSPETLWPHGRRIAVAPADAATALEPDLSEDLSLYLALILTLSPTDVLLGEKDYELLLAIHHAVQDFHLGVRVQGVPAVRMPDGVVMSLRNTNVPADSRDQAAALSAALTAGAHAAEAGAEKVREVAAEVLRAAGVEPDYLEVRGRDLGTPPKEGDARLLVAATIGGVRLIDNVGLPLGIGFNNIEEHEAKAELEREQQRKQQRAQGTASQQPSED, from the coding sequence ATGAGCCTAGAGCTGGGAAACGCCACCGTCATCAGCGAGATTGAGCGCATCCGTATGGTCGGCAGCGCCTTTCATAAGACTGGCCGCCCGGTGGCCTTCGTGCCCCTGACTACCGGCGTGCACGCCGGCCATATCGCGTTGGTGCGCGCAGCCAAGCACATTCGCGGCGCGGTTACCGTCGTGGCCCTGCAGTCCCCGCACGAGGAGGACCTTGAACTCCTGCGCGCCGAGGGCGTCGACATCGTGTGGGATTACTCGCCAGAAACCTTGTGGCCGCACGGCCGCCGCATCGCCGTGGCTCCGGCCGACGCCGCAACCGCCCTCGAGCCGGACCTCAGCGAAGATCTCTCGCTCTACCTTGCGCTCATCCTGACGCTTTCGCCTACCGACGTCCTCCTCGGTGAAAAGGACTACGAGCTCCTCCTCGCCATCCACCACGCGGTTCAAGATTTCCACCTGGGTGTCCGCGTGCAGGGCGTGCCCGCCGTACGCATGCCCGATGGCGTGGTGATGAGCTTGCGCAATACCAACGTCCCGGCCGACTCCCGCGACCAGGCTGCGGCCCTATCCGCCGCGCTGACCGCCGGCGCACATGCCGCCGAAGCCGGTGCGGAGAAGGTCCGCGAGGTTGCCGCGGAAGTCTTGCGCGCAGCAGGCGTTGAGCCGGACTACCTCGAGGTGCGCGGCCGCGACCTCGGCACGCCTCCCAAGGAGGGTGATGCCCGCTTGCTTGTTGCCGCAACGATCGGCGGCGTCCGCCTCATCGATAATGTGGGCCTGCCGCTGGGCATCGGCTTTAATAATATTGAAGAGCACGAAGCCAAGGCCGAGCTCGAGCGTGAGCAACAGCGCAAGCAACAGCGCGCGCAGGGTACCGCTTCTCAGCAGCCATCGGAGGACTAA
- a CDS encoding 6PGD fold domain-containing protein: MRPPRMRVALFGRSLAGFTLANAMERAGHEVQMLSDPAELASFEALIIAVGDARLEATVELLEPHVHHGLIVFHTCLSRGVQVLDPLETRGCVVAALAPFALMRWAVTTLDELGETVVELNITEFRGEAVALSDAERPSFAARAYYAEMLRRLHISASVDARFLPSAEEKPMVGEDMDTEEIIAAYRGATDPGLRRSYVEVARRLGEVDGREELEMWALQEESR; the protein is encoded by the coding sequence ATGCGCCCGCCACGCATGCGGGTAGCCCTTTTTGGCCGGAGCCTGGCCGGATTTACCTTGGCCAATGCCATGGAACGCGCCGGCCATGAGGTGCAGATGCTCTCGGACCCGGCCGAACTTGCCTCTTTTGAGGCCCTCATCATCGCCGTGGGCGATGCCCGCTTAGAAGCCACCGTGGAACTTCTTGAACCCCACGTCCACCACGGGCTTATCGTGTTCCACACCTGCCTCTCGCGAGGTGTCCAAGTGCTAGATCCGTTAGAAACCCGCGGCTGTGTCGTTGCGGCACTCGCCCCATTTGCACTCATGCGCTGGGCTGTGACCACCCTGGACGAGCTGGGCGAGACTGTAGTGGAGCTCAATATCACCGAGTTCCGCGGCGAAGCCGTCGCGCTTTCCGATGCCGAACGTCCTTCCTTTGCCGCCCGTGCGTACTACGCCGAGATGCTGCGCCGCTTGCATATCTCTGCGTCGGTCGATGCTCGTTTCCTCCCCTCTGCAGAGGAAAAGCCCATGGTGGGTGAGGACATGGACACCGAAGAAATCATCGCCGCCTATCGCGGTGCCACCGACCCCGGCCTGCGCCGCAGCTACGTGGAGGTTGCCCGCCGCCTAGGCGAGGTAGACGGCCGCGAGGAGCTGGAAATGTGGGCCCTACAAGAGGAGAGCCGATGA
- a CDS encoding DUF6779 domain-containing protein, whose protein sequence is MTEPRSSSSKTPAKTTKPDLGQTGLIVLVVLAVVASIVMLISGSAAALKIALIAALWAAVLGFFLVMRYRRQAEESVTKLELQERAHRAELKQARAADGQPLPDQELLDEIRTELASIRKQIEDLSGQNFTYEPAALHAEARRIMQLEAQTAAATRPGSEEGNVDFTQSSSGAPSADAIAGRLGNQPSAAHAESNPLNDIISEKTRTQRTSGKTSGASTFNTGGFQAVRWDTGGDDSLKTSHTSAASEHHGSHRKPEAATKANDETQDIPQQAAPQRDERAEYPGSGQHVAPEKSEPVRQKAARSHHRAAAEEPDSRGRRRSDDKREGAVSVAELLAQAKKKDK, encoded by the coding sequence ATGACTGAGCCGCGCTCTTCTTCTAGCAAAACTCCCGCCAAGACGACCAAGCCGGATCTGGGCCAGACCGGGCTCATCGTCCTCGTGGTGTTGGCCGTTGTAGCCAGCATCGTCATGCTGATTTCCGGCTCTGCCGCAGCCCTTAAGATTGCGCTCATCGCCGCTTTGTGGGCCGCCGTGCTTGGTTTCTTCCTGGTGATGCGCTATCGCCGCCAGGCCGAGGAGTCCGTGACCAAGCTAGAGCTGCAGGAGCGCGCTCACCGTGCCGAGCTCAAGCAAGCCCGCGCCGCCGATGGCCAGCCGCTGCCGGATCAGGAACTGCTGGATGAGATCCGCACCGAGCTGGCTTCCATCCGCAAGCAGATCGAGGATCTTTCCGGCCAGAACTTCACCTATGAACCGGCCGCTCTGCACGCCGAGGCGCGCCGCATCATGCAGCTCGAGGCCCAGACCGCGGCTGCTACTCGCCCTGGCTCTGAGGAGGGCAATGTGGACTTCACCCAGTCCTCTTCCGGCGCCCCGTCCGCCGATGCCATCGCCGGCCGCCTGGGCAACCAGCCGTCCGCGGCGCACGCCGAGTCCAACCCGCTCAATGACATCATCAGCGAAAAGACCCGTACGCAGCGCACCTCGGGCAAGACCTCTGGTGCCTCCACCTTCAATACTGGTGGCTTCCAGGCCGTGCGCTGGGATACCGGCGGCGATGATTCCCTGAAGACTTCCCACACGTCCGCCGCCAGCGAGCACCATGGCAGCCACCGCAAGCCAGAGGCTGCCACCAAGGCCAATGATGAGACCCAGGATATTCCGCAGCAGGCGGCGCCGCAGCGCGATGAGCGCGCGGAGTACCCGGGCTCCGGTCAGCACGTGGCCCCAGAAAAGTCCGAGCCGGTGCGCCAGAAGGCAGCCCGCTCCCATCACCGCGCGGCCGCCGAAGAGCCCGATTCCCGTGGCCGCCGCCGCAGCGACGATAAGCGCGAGGGCGCGGTATCCGTGGCCGAGCTGCTGGCCCAGGCGAAGAAGAAGGATAAATAA
- a CDS encoding DUF3180 domain-containing protein, giving the protein MTRTSLGALIGTGVFFAAAAAILTTRFYGSMLQIPVTVSATLWLMAVICVALTWKVDQATEDEHGIGLDNSQLNPMTITQFMLVGKASAWTGSIVGGIYVGIAVYVIPNAGTLTAASDDLVGVIASALGGLAMVAAGLRLERHCETPPPPDGVQAVH; this is encoded by the coding sequence ATGACACGGACCTCGCTGGGTGCCCTCATCGGCACCGGGGTCTTCTTTGCCGCCGCCGCGGCCATACTCACCACGCGCTTTTATGGCTCCATGCTGCAAATTCCGGTAACGGTCTCGGCCACGCTGTGGCTCATGGCCGTCATCTGTGTGGCGCTGACCTGGAAGGTGGACCAAGCCACCGAGGACGAGCATGGCATCGGCCTGGATAATTCGCAGCTCAACCCCATGACCATCACGCAATTCATGCTGGTAGGAAAGGCCTCGGCATGGACGGGTTCCATCGTGGGTGGCATTTATGTCGGCATTGCCGTCTACGTCATCCCCAACGCCGGTACGCTCACCGCGGCCTCCGATGACCTCGTAGGCGTCATTGCCTCCGCGCTCGGCGGCCTCGCGATGGTCGCCGCTGGCCTGCGGTTAGAGCGACACTGCGAGACCCCGCCCCCACCAGATGGGGTACAGGCGGTACATTAG
- the folK gene encoding 2-amino-4-hydroxy-6-hydroxymethyldihydropteridine diphosphokinase: MRAVLSIGSNMDDRVELLRTVFDEFAGEIVAASPVYATPPWGVTDQDEFLNAVLIVDVDETPKELLRRGQKLEESAERVRVRHWGPRTLDVDIVDIEGYTSDDPELIVPHPYAHERAFVLIPWLAADAGARLSGEGVAKRVAALDPKERADIRRLGMMEEL, from the coding sequence ATGCGTGCGGTGCTGTCTATCGGCTCCAATATGGATGACCGCGTGGAGCTTCTGCGCACGGTATTCGACGAGTTCGCCGGCGAGATCGTCGCCGCCTCGCCCGTCTATGCCACCCCTCCGTGGGGCGTGACGGACCAGGATGAATTCCTCAACGCGGTGCTCATCGTGGACGTCGACGAGACCCCGAAGGAACTGCTGCGCCGCGGGCAGAAGCTTGAAGAGTCCGCCGAGCGCGTCCGCGTGCGCCACTGGGGACCGCGCACGCTGGATGTGGACATCGTCGACATTGAAGGTTATACCTCCGACGACCCGGAGCTTATCGTCCCGCATCCTTATGCCCACGAGCGCGCCTTCGTGCTGATTCCGTGGTTGGCGGCCGATGCTGGTGCTAGGTTGAGTGGGGAGGGCGTCGCCAAGCGGGTAGCAGCACTCGACCCGAAAGAGCGCGCCGATATTCGCCGGCTGGGCATGATGGAGGAGCTATGA
- the folB gene encoding dihydroneopterin aldolase, translating into MADRIELIGLECFGYHGVFEEEKRTGQPFIVDITCWSEFAEAAATDDLTKTINYAELADVAAKIIEGPARDLIETVASEVADTIMETFEGLHAVEVTLHKPQAPIPRTFADVAVVARRSRKHARTL; encoded by the coding sequence ATGGCAGACCGCATCGAGCTCATCGGCCTAGAATGCTTTGGCTACCACGGCGTCTTCGAAGAAGAAAAGCGTACGGGCCAGCCTTTCATCGTGGATATCACCTGCTGGTCCGAGTTCGCCGAGGCCGCCGCCACCGATGATCTGACCAAGACCATCAATTACGCCGAGCTTGCCGACGTCGCCGCGAAAATCATCGAAGGCCCCGCCCGCGACCTCATCGAGACCGTCGCCAGCGAGGTCGCCGATACCATCATGGAGACCTTCGAGGGCCTGCATGCCGTGGAGGTCACCCTGCACAAGCCGCAGGCGCCGATTCCGCGCACTTTTGCCGACGTCGCCGTGGTCGCCCGCCGCTCCCGCAAGCACGCGAGGACCCTCTAA
- the folP gene encoding dihydropteroate synthase: protein MQQATSVSDLSITNRTLVMGIVNVTEDSFSDGGKWLDVDAAINHARELVAQGADMIDVGGESTRPGAVRVEADVEKRRVVPVIKALSELGIRTSVDTMRASVARAAAAAGVDMINDVSGGLADPEMYRAMAEAGVPVCLMHWRTLQEGAFGSAAGSADHGGDVVRDVHETLERLANNALAAGVRRDNIVLDPGLGFAKTPQDNWALLKALPEFLDAEFPMLVGASRKRFLAAIREDRGVESSPLLADPATAAVTAISAQMGAWGVRVHEVAVSRDAVDVAAAWNAGDGYKGGANASGSYSNGADGNGTMKSTALPRNPKE from the coding sequence ATGCAGCAGGCAACCTCGGTATCGGATCTGAGCATCACCAACCGCACGCTGGTGATGGGCATCGTCAACGTCACGGAGGATTCCTTCTCCGATGGCGGTAAGTGGTTGGACGTCGATGCCGCCATCAACCACGCCCGCGAACTCGTGGCGCAGGGCGCGGACATGATTGACGTCGGTGGTGAGTCCACCCGGCCGGGTGCGGTGCGGGTAGAAGCGGACGTCGAAAAGCGCCGCGTGGTTCCCGTCATTAAGGCGCTGAGCGAGCTGGGCATACGCACCTCCGTGGATACGATGCGCGCCTCGGTGGCCCGCGCGGCGGCAGCGGCCGGCGTGGACATGATCAATGACGTCTCCGGTGGCTTGGCTGATCCGGAGATGTATCGCGCGATGGCCGAGGCCGGCGTGCCCGTGTGCCTGATGCACTGGCGCACGCTGCAGGAAGGCGCCTTTGGTTCCGCGGCCGGTAGCGCCGACCACGGCGGCGATGTGGTGCGCGATGTGCATGAGACCCTCGAACGCCTGGCGAATAACGCGCTGGCGGCCGGCGTGCGCCGCGATAATATCGTGCTCGATCCGGGCCTGGGCTTTGCTAAGACCCCGCAGGATAACTGGGCGCTGCTCAAGGCCCTGCCGGAGTTCCTCGACGCCGAATTCCCCATGCTGGTGGGAGCCTCCCGCAAGCGTTTCCTCGCCGCCATCCGAGAGGACCGTGGGGTGGAGTCCAGCCCCCTGCTGGCCGATCCCGCGACTGCGGCCGTGACCGCCATTTCCGCTCAGATGGGCGCGTGGGGCGTGCGCGTGCACGAGGTCGCCGTCTCCCGCGACGCCGTCGATGTGGCCGCGGCTTGGAACGCCGGCGATGGCTACAAGGGTGGGGCCAATGCCAGCGGCAGCTATAGCAATGGCGCCGATGGCAATGGCACCATGAAATCCACCGCCCTACCGCGCAACCCGAAGGAGTAA
- the folE gene encoding GTP cyclohydrolase I FolE, with amino-acid sequence MPDNHIPARAAFDQDRAEAAVRELLLAVGEDPDREGLRETPARVARAYREVFAGLHEDPTEVLHKTFAEDHQELVLVRDIPIYSTCEHHLVPFYGVAHIGYIPGKDGHVTGLSKLARLADMYAKRPQVQERLTQQVADALVEVLGAQSVIVVIECEHLCMAMRGIRKPGATTTTSAVRGGFKNNAASRAEVLSLIRS; translated from the coding sequence ATGCCTGATAATCACATTCCCGCTCGCGCCGCCTTTGACCAAGACCGAGCGGAGGCAGCGGTGCGTGAGCTGCTCCTTGCGGTAGGCGAGGACCCTGACCGCGAGGGCTTGCGCGAAACCCCGGCCCGCGTGGCCCGTGCCTACCGCGAGGTCTTCGCCGGCCTGCACGAGGACCCAACCGAGGTCCTGCACAAGACCTTCGCTGAGGACCACCAAGAATTGGTTCTGGTGCGCGATATCCCCATTTATTCCACTTGCGAGCACCACTTGGTGCCGTTCTACGGAGTGGCGCATATTGGCTACATCCCGGGCAAAGACGGCCACGTCACCGGTTTGAGCAAGCTCGCCCGCCTGGCAGATATGTACGCCAAGCGTCCCCAGGTCCAAGAGCGCCTTACCCAGCAGGTAGCGGACGCCTTGGTGGAGGTCCTCGGTGCGCAGTCCGTCATCGTGGTCATTGAGTGCGAGCACTTGTGCATGGCCATGCGCGGCATTCGCAAGCCGGGTGCGACGACGACCACCTCCGCGGTGCGCGGCGGCTTCAAAAATAATGCCGCCTCCCGCGCCGAGGTGCTCAGCCTGATTCGCAGCTAA